A genome region from Rhodopseudomonas boonkerdii includes the following:
- a CDS encoding metal-sensitive transcriptional regulator — MRADIKTSVKKRLGRIEGQVRGLSKMVDEDRYCIDVVTQISAVRAALRRVEEEVLKDHVSHCVEHAIASGDKAEQRQKIAELMAVVGRAER; from the coding sequence ATGCGTGCAGATATCAAGACATCCGTGAAGAAGCGCCTCGGCAGGATCGAGGGCCAGGTACGCGGTTTGTCCAAGATGGTCGACGAGGACCGCTACTGCATCGACGTTGTAACCCAGATCTCCGCGGTGCGTGCGGCACTCCGCCGCGTCGAGGAGGAGGTTCTCAAGGATCATGTGTCGCACTGCGTCGAGCACGCCATTGCGAGCGGCGACAAGGCCGAGCAGCGGCAGAAGATCGCCGAGCTCATGGCAGTGGTCGGAAGGGCCGAGCGATGA
- a CDS encoding TolC family protein, with translation MNRSFRIHSVGRSLLRPSVTIAALLLLSGCASFSPDKGMSVVAGVTDAAIRKDVISIRSGDDARIAEQTIEKLKARTLTVDTAVQIALLNNRGLQAAYNELALAEADMVADSLPPNPSFSVSRSVSGGTVEVSRQVAGDILAIATLPFRSEIARERFKKAQLTAAEQTLRLAADVRDAFYRAAAANELVAVLTEAKTIAETTAQLATKLGETGSLNKLDQARQQAFYAETTADLASAKQEAASSRERLIRLLGLWGRDTNIKLPGTLPQLPRKPQTLPLIEVQAVERRLDLQMARIDLLALAKSLELTQATRFVTLLDMSGSQSKELGSPNRSRSVGIDFQIPIFDGGEVRVRQSAEIYNQAFNLLTEKAINVRSEARNAFQVYRSTYDIALQYQREVLPLRQVISEEMQLRYSSMQIDVFALVVEATARIAAQRAGVAAKRDFWLANSALQTAVNGGGRDESPSQTTGTTAQASAGGGH, from the coding sequence ATGAACCGGTCGTTTCGGATCCATTCCGTAGGTCGCAGCCTGTTGCGTCCGAGCGTCACGATAGCAGCGCTTCTGCTGCTCTCCGGTTGCGCCAGCTTCTCGCCGGACAAGGGCATGAGCGTCGTTGCCGGCGTCACCGACGCAGCGATCCGCAAAGATGTCATTTCCATCCGCTCCGGCGACGACGCGCGCATCGCCGAACAGACTATTGAAAAGCTGAAAGCCCGCACGCTCACGGTAGACACCGCCGTGCAGATCGCCCTTCTCAACAATCGGGGACTTCAGGCCGCCTATAACGAGCTTGCACTCGCCGAAGCGGACATGGTCGCAGACAGCCTGCCACCCAATCCGTCGTTCTCCGTGTCGCGCAGCGTCAGCGGCGGAACCGTTGAAGTCTCGCGCCAGGTCGCCGGCGACATCCTCGCCATCGCCACGCTGCCGTTCCGTTCCGAAATCGCGCGCGAGCGCTTCAAGAAGGCGCAACTCACCGCCGCCGAACAGACATTGCGTCTGGCGGCCGATGTCAGAGACGCCTTCTATCGCGCCGCGGCTGCGAACGAACTTGTCGCTGTTCTGACAGAGGCGAAAACGATCGCCGAAACCACCGCGCAGCTCGCGACGAAGCTCGGCGAAACAGGTTCGCTCAACAAGCTGGATCAGGCCCGCCAGCAGGCCTTCTATGCCGAGACCACGGCAGATCTGGCGTCGGCCAAACAGGAGGCCGCGAGTTCGCGCGAACGTCTGATACGGCTGCTCGGTCTGTGGGGGCGCGACACCAACATCAAGCTGCCCGGCACCCTGCCGCAGCTTCCGCGCAAGCCGCAGACGCTGCCGCTCATCGAGGTGCAGGCCGTGGAGCGCAGGCTCGATCTCCAGATGGCGCGCATCGACCTTCTGGCGCTCGCCAAATCGCTCGAACTCACGCAGGCCACGCGCTTCGTGACGCTGCTCGACATGTCGGGTTCGCAGAGCAAGGAACTTGGAAGCCCGAACCGCAGCCGCAGCGTCGGCATCGACTTCCAGATTCCAATCTTCGACGGCGGCGAGGTGCGCGTGCGGCAATCTGCCGAGATCTACAATCAGGCGTTCAACCTGCTGACGGAGAAGGCGATCAACGTCCGCTCAGAGGCGAGAAACGCCTTCCAGGTGTATCGGTCGACCTACGACATCGCGCTTCAGTATCAGCGCGAAGTGTTGCCGCTTCGTCAGGTCATCTCCGAAGAGATGCAGCTTCGCTATTCGAGCATGCAGATCGACGTATTCGCGCTGGTGGTCGAGGCCACCGCGAGAATCGCAGCCCAGCGCGCAGGGGTCGCCGCCAAGCGCGACTTCTGGCTCGCAAACTCCGCGCTGCAGACCGCCGTGAATGGCGGCGGCCGCGACGAATCCCCATCCCAAACGACGGGCACGACCGCACAGGCGTCGGCCGGCGGAGGTCACTGA
- a CDS encoding AraC family transcriptional regulator, producing the protein MDTRDLIEKSVALHVERFTSGLSPRIWSIRQPDLRRSHLLILESRSGTATLQGTVIAFQSPALLWLPCDYDGSLHIEAGAQGYLVAITDDLLTQTIAGSAEALHLRRTIDRLVLLEGAKTSEGFAAIAASCNMLAGELATPGRGSATMLSAHVLLMCLHLWRSLIAEEPVDDVALRGDGPRLVGNFMQMVELHYRDGWPIARYAAALGVTDDKLHAHCKRETGVSPRAIVHQRLIREACTRLRQLDLPVEQIAYGLGFHDPGYFNRFFRKHQNESPGTYRRRARLSPGRHGPSYAAWP; encoded by the coding sequence GTGGACACTCGAGATCTGATCGAAAAATCCGTCGCGCTCCATGTCGAGCGCTTCACGTCTGGCCTGTCGCCGCGCATCTGGTCGATACGCCAGCCCGATCTTCGCCGGTCACATCTGCTCATCTTGGAAAGCCGCAGCGGCACAGCGACCCTGCAGGGGACCGTGATCGCATTCCAGTCGCCCGCCTTGTTGTGGTTGCCCTGCGACTACGATGGAAGCCTGCACATCGAGGCTGGCGCGCAGGGCTATCTGGTAGCCATAACCGACGATCTGCTCACGCAAACCATCGCCGGGTCGGCTGAAGCGCTGCATCTTCGTCGTACCATCGATCGGCTGGTGCTGCTGGAAGGCGCCAAGACATCGGAAGGTTTCGCTGCCATCGCAGCATCATGCAACATGCTCGCGGGCGAACTCGCCACGCCGGGTCGTGGCAGCGCCACTATGCTGTCGGCCCACGTGCTGCTGATGTGCCTGCATCTGTGGCGCTCGCTCATCGCGGAAGAACCGGTCGATGACGTCGCGCTGCGCGGCGACGGCCCGCGGCTGGTCGGCAATTTCATGCAGATGGTCGAATTGCACTATCGCGACGGCTGGCCGATCGCGCGCTATGCAGCGGCACTCGGCGTCACCGATGACAAGCTCCATGCTCATTGCAAACGGGAAACCGGCGTCAGCCCGCGCGCCATCGTGCATCAACGTTTGATCCGTGAAGCCTGTACCCGTCTGCGCCAACTCGATCTACCGGTCGAACAGATCGCCTACGGCCTCGGCTTCCACGACCCCGGCTATTTCAATCGCTTTTTCCGCAAGCATCAGAACGAATCGCCCGGCACCTACCGGCGGCGGGCGAGGCTCAGTCCGGGTCGCCATGGACCGTCTTATGCAGCCTGGCCGTGA
- a CDS encoding amino acid ABC transporter substrate-binding protein codes for MGSVTKQRAVGWAAGLAMMAGVATFGWGDAAQAQTSVKIGYAISRTGPAAGGAAVTTIPNYELWVKEVNAAGGIKLGDKRVPVEVVQYDDRSSAEEAAKALERLINQDKVDFILPPWGTGLNLAVGPILNKAGYPHLASTAVTDRAPELAKRWPNSFWLLGTSADASKTLVELLVKLRGEGKIGDTVAMVSIADGFGIDLSAAARPALAAAKFKLAYDKTYPVGTQDLGPIVNEVKALNPDTFIAFSYPPDTIAITEQARISGFNPKVYYTGVGTAFPLFKQKFGANAEGVMGIGGWSGDSPAIKDYLARHKASAANGAEPDRWASAVTYASLQMLQQAIERVGKVDRAAVIKDLQTGSFDTVIGKVKLENNMPTNYWWVGQWQDGEFYGVAPAANQGARQPILPKPAWKAP; via the coding sequence ATGGGTTCAGTAACCAAGCAACGGGCAGTGGGATGGGCCGCCGGTCTGGCCATGATGGCGGGCGTGGCGACGTTCGGCTGGGGGGATGCGGCGCAGGCGCAGACCTCCGTCAAGATTGGCTATGCGATCTCACGTACGGGGCCAGCTGCCGGCGGTGCCGCGGTAACCACGATTCCCAATTACGAATTGTGGGTCAAGGAAGTGAATGCCGCAGGCGGCATCAAGCTCGGCGACAAGCGCGTCCCCGTTGAGGTCGTGCAATATGACGACCGTTCGAGCGCCGAGGAAGCCGCGAAGGCGCTGGAGCGGCTGATCAATCAGGACAAGGTGGATTTCATCCTGCCGCCCTGGGGCACCGGCCTGAACCTCGCGGTCGGCCCGATCCTCAACAAGGCCGGCTATCCGCATCTCGCTTCCACCGCCGTCACCGATCGCGCGCCCGAACTCGCAAAACGCTGGCCAAACAGCTTCTGGCTGCTCGGAACGAGCGCCGATGCCTCCAAGACCTTGGTGGAGCTGTTGGTGAAACTGCGCGGCGAGGGCAAGATCGGCGATACCGTGGCCATGGTCAGCATCGCCGACGGTTTTGGCATCGATCTCTCGGCCGCAGCGCGGCCGGCATTGGCAGCGGCAAAGTTCAAGCTCGCTTATGACAAAACCTATCCGGTCGGCACGCAGGATCTGGGTCCGATCGTGAATGAGGTGAAGGCGCTCAATCCGGACACCTTCATCGCCTTCAGCTATCCGCCGGACACGATTGCCATCACAGAACAGGCGCGCATCTCCGGCTTCAATCCGAAGGTTTATTACACCGGCGTCGGCACCGCCTTTCCGCTGTTCAAGCAGAAATTCGGCGCCAATGCGGAAGGCGTGATGGGCATCGGCGGCTGGAGCGGCGACAGCCCGGCCATCAAGGATTATCTCGCCCGCCACAAGGCCTCTGCTGCGAACGGCGCCGAGCCGGATCGCTGGGCCAGCGCCGTCACCTATGCCAGCCTGCAGATGCTGCAGCAGGCCATCGAGCGGGTCGGCAAAGTGGATCGCGCCGCTGTGATCAAGGATCTGCAGACCGGCAGTTTCGACACCGTAATCGGCAAGGTGAAGCTCGAGAACAACATGCCGACCAATTACTGGTGGGTGGGCCAATGGCAGGACGGCGAGTTCTATGGCGTCGCGCCTGCGGCCAATCAGGGTGCCCGCCAGCCGATCCTGCCGAAACCGGCCTGGAAGGCGCCGTAA